Proteins co-encoded in one Malus sylvestris chromosome 9, drMalSylv7.2, whole genome shotgun sequence genomic window:
- the LOC126582316 gene encoding pentatricopeptide repeat-containing protein GUN1, chloroplastic isoform X1 has product MASTPPHCSITATKPYQSHQYPQNQRLKSQRNARQPNQWTTQQVSLPKPLPLPSQPPRSAPRPPLPAPTSSFSSLPSLPPPKSDLVTAFSGRRSTRFVSKMHLGRPKTTVGSRHSALAEEALHHAVQYGKNDLALDDVLLSFETRLGGSDDYTFLLRELGNRGECWKAIRCFEFAVRRERRRTEQGKLASSMISTLGRLGKVELAKNVFQTAVDDGYGKTVYTYSALISAYGRSGYCEEAIRVLESMKDAGLKPNLVTYNAVIDACGKGGVEFKRVVEIFNEMLRNGVQPDRITYNSLLAVCSRGGLWEAAQNLFSEMVDRGIDQDIYTYNTLLDAICKGGQMDLAYQMMSEMPSKNILPNVVTYSTIIDGYAKAGRLEDALSLFNEMKFLVISLDRVLYNTLLSLYGKLGRFEDALNVCKEMESVGIAKDVVSYNALLGGYGKQGKYDEVKRMYNEMIEEHVSPNILTYSTLIDLYSKGGLYAEAMRVFREFKHAGLKADVVLYSELINALCKNGLVESALSLLDEMTKEGIRPNVVTYNSIIDAFGRSAATECAVDAAPGGIMLQTGSSSTVSERKVFEIQVGDRDDNRFLKMFGQLAAEKAGYAIKDRKVRQEILCILGIFQKMHELDIKPNVVTFSAILNACSRCNSFDDASMLLEELRLFDNQVYGVAHGLLMGYRDNVWVKAQSLFDEVKQMDSSTASAFYNALTDMLWHFGQKQGAQLVVLEGKRRNVWESAWSDSCLDLHLMSPGAARAMVHAWLLNIRTIVFKGQQLPNLLSILTGWGKHSKVVGDSTLRRAIEALLTSMGAPFHIAKCNLGRFISTGSVAAAWLKESGTLEVLVLHDDRTYPKGAHLDQISNFQALAL; this is encoded by the exons ATGGCTTCAACGCCGCCGCACTGTTCAATCACGGCGACTAAGCCTTACCAGAGCCACCAATACCCCCAAAACCAGCGCCTAAAATCTCAGCGCAACGCCCGCCAACCCAATCAATGGACGACCCAACAAGTCTCCCTCCCAAAGCCTCTGCCTTTACCTTCCCAACCACCGCGCTCCGCCCCAAGGCCGCCGCTTCCCGCCCCCACCTCCTCCTTTTcatccctcccttctctccctcCTCCAAAATCTGATCTTGTCACCGCCTTCTCGGGCCGCCGCTCCACCCGATTCGTCTCCAAAATGCACCTGGGCCGCCCCAAGACCACCGTGGGCTCCCGCCACTCGGCGCTGGCAGAGGAGGCCCTGCACCACGCCGTCCAATACGGTAAGAATGATCTGGCTCTTGATGATGTTTTGCTTAGTTTTGAGACTAGGCTTGGTGGGTCTGATGATTACACGTTTTTGCTAAGAGAGCTTGGGAATAGGGGTGAGTGTTGGAAGGCAATTCGATGTTTCGAGTTTGCGGTGAGGAGGGAGAGGAGGAGAACTGAGCAGGGGAAATTAGCTAGTTCTATGATTAGTACTCTTGGCAGGTTAGGAAAGGTTGAGCTTGCTAAGAATGTGTTTCAAACTGCTGTTGATGACGGCTACGGAAAGACCGTTTATACGTATTCTGCGTTGATTAGTGCTTATGGGCGAAGTGGGTATTGTGAGGAGGCTATAAGAGTTCTTGAGTCAATGAAAGATGCGGGCTTGAAACCGAATTTGGTTACTTACAATGCGGTAATTGATGCGTGTGGAAAAGGGGGAGTGGAATTTAAGAGGGTAGTGGAGATTTTCAATGAGATGCTGAGAAATGGGGTTCAGCCAGATCGAATTACTTATAATTCACTCCTTGCGGTTTGTAGTCGAGGGGGATTGTGGGAGGCAGCTCAAAACCTATTTAGTGAGATGGTGGATAGAGGAATTGATCAGGATATTTACACGTACAATACGCTTCTGGATGCGATTTGTAAAGGTGGGCAGATGGATTTGGCATATCAGATGATGTCGGAGATGCCTTCAAAGAATATTTTGCCCAATGTGGTTACTTATAGTACTATTATCGATGGATATGCTAAGGCTGGTAGATTAGAAGATGCACTCAGTTTATTTAATGAAATGAAGTTTTTGGTCATCAGTCTGGACAGAGTTCTGTATAACACATTGCTTTCACTATATGGGAAGCTTGGTAGGTTTGAGGACGCCTTGAATGTTTGCAAGGAGATGGAGAGTGTTGGGATTGCGAAGGATGTTGTGTCTTATAATGCACTTCTTGGTGGGTATGGGAAGCAAGGGAAGTATGATGAAGTTAAAAGAATGTACAATGAGATGATAGAAGAACATGTATCACCAAACATATTAACTTATTCAACATTGATCGATCTGTATTCAAAGGGTGGTTTGTATGCAGAGGCAATGAGGGTTTTTAGAGAGTTTAAGCATGCAGGGTTGAAGGCTGATGTTGTGCTTTATAGTGAACTTATCAATGCTCTGTGCAAAAATGGACTGGTGGAATCTGCTCTTTCGTTGCTTGATGAGATGACCAAGGAAGGGATTCGACCTAATGTTGTCACTTATAATTCAATAATTGATGCCTTTGGTCGGTCAGCAGCTACAGAATGTGCAGTGGATGCTGCTCCAGGAGGCATTATGCTACAGACCGGATCTTCATCTACAGTTTCTGAAAGGAAGGTCTTTGAAATTCAGGTGGGAGATAGGGACGATAACAGATTTCTGAAGATGTTTGGGCAACTTGCAGCTGAGAAAGCAGGTTATGCAATAAAAGATAGGAAGGTTAGACAAGAAATCTTGTGCATTCTGGGAATCTTTCAGAAGATGCATGAGCTAGACATCAAGCCGAATGTTGTcacattttctgccattttAAACGCGTGCAG CCGTTGTAATTCATTTGACGATGCTTCAATGTTATTGGAGGAACTCCGGTTGTTTGATAATCAAGTTTATGGGGTTGCCCACGGACTTCTTATGGGCTACCGGGATAATGTATGGGTTAAAGCTCAGTCTCTGTTTGATGAAGTTAAGCAGATGGACTCTTCGACTGCATCTGCATTCTATAATGCTCTGACCGACATGCTATGGCACTTCGGACAG AAACAAGGGGCACAACTGGTTGTGCTTGAAGGGAAACGCCGAAATGTATGGGAAAGTGCGTGGTCTGATTCATGCTTAGATTTGCATCTAATGTCTCCTGGGGCTGCCCGGGCAATGGTTCATGCATGGTTGCTCAATATACGCACTATAGTGTTTAAAGGCCAACAATTACCGAACCTGTTAAG CATTCTAACAGGATGGGGGAAGCACAGCAAAGTAGTAGGTGACAGTACCTTACGACGAGCTATTGAGGCACTTCTTACTAGCATGGGTGCACCCTTTCACATTGCCAAGTGTAACTTGGGTAGGTTTATATCGACGGGCTCTGTGGCCGCTGCCTGGTTAAAAGAATCTGGGACACTGGAGGTGCTCGTTCTTCACGATGACAGGACTTACCCAAAAGGTGCACATTTGGACCAAATCTCCAATTTTCAAGCGCTAGCCTTGTAG
- the LOC126582316 gene encoding pentatricopeptide repeat-containing protein GUN1, chloroplastic isoform X2, whose translation MASTPPHCSITATKPYQSHQYPQNQRLKSQRNARQPNQWTTQQVSLPKPLPLPSQPPRSAPRPPLPAPTSSFSSLPSLPPPKSDLVTAFSGRRSTRFVSKMHLGRPKTTVGSRHSALAEEALHHAVQYGKNDLALDDVLLSFETRLGGSDDYTFLLRELGNRGECWKAIRCFEFAVRRERRRTEQGKLASSMISTLGRLGKVELAKNVFQTAVDDGYGKTVYTYSALISAYGRSGYCEEAIRVLESMKDAGLKPNLVTYNAVIDACGKGGVEFKRVVEIFNEMLRNGVQPDRITYNSLLAVCSRGGLWEAAQNLFSEMVDRGIDQDIYTYNTLLDAICKGGQMDLAYQMMSEMPSKNILPNVVTYSTIIDGYAKAGRLEDALSLFNEMKFLVISLDRVLYNTLLSLYGKLGRFEDALNVCKEMESVGIAKDVVSYNALLGGYGKQGKYDEVKRMYNEMIEEHVSPNILTYSTLIDLYSKGGLYAEAMRVFREFKHAGLKADVVLYSELINALCKNGLVESALSLLDEMTKEGIRPNVVTYNSIIDAFGRSAATECAVDAAPGGIMLQTGSSSTVSERKVFEIQVGDRDDNRFLKMFGQLAAEKAGYAIKDRKVRQEILCILGIFQKMHELDIKPNVVTFSAILNACSRCNSFDDASMLLEELRLFDNQVYGVAHGLLMGYRDNVWVKAQSLFDEVKQMDSSTASAFYNALTDMLWHFGQHSNRMGEAQQSSR comes from the exons ATGGCTTCAACGCCGCCGCACTGTTCAATCACGGCGACTAAGCCTTACCAGAGCCACCAATACCCCCAAAACCAGCGCCTAAAATCTCAGCGCAACGCCCGCCAACCCAATCAATGGACGACCCAACAAGTCTCCCTCCCAAAGCCTCTGCCTTTACCTTCCCAACCACCGCGCTCCGCCCCAAGGCCGCCGCTTCCCGCCCCCACCTCCTCCTTTTcatccctcccttctctccctcCTCCAAAATCTGATCTTGTCACCGCCTTCTCGGGCCGCCGCTCCACCCGATTCGTCTCCAAAATGCACCTGGGCCGCCCCAAGACCACCGTGGGCTCCCGCCACTCGGCGCTGGCAGAGGAGGCCCTGCACCACGCCGTCCAATACGGTAAGAATGATCTGGCTCTTGATGATGTTTTGCTTAGTTTTGAGACTAGGCTTGGTGGGTCTGATGATTACACGTTTTTGCTAAGAGAGCTTGGGAATAGGGGTGAGTGTTGGAAGGCAATTCGATGTTTCGAGTTTGCGGTGAGGAGGGAGAGGAGGAGAACTGAGCAGGGGAAATTAGCTAGTTCTATGATTAGTACTCTTGGCAGGTTAGGAAAGGTTGAGCTTGCTAAGAATGTGTTTCAAACTGCTGTTGATGACGGCTACGGAAAGACCGTTTATACGTATTCTGCGTTGATTAGTGCTTATGGGCGAAGTGGGTATTGTGAGGAGGCTATAAGAGTTCTTGAGTCAATGAAAGATGCGGGCTTGAAACCGAATTTGGTTACTTACAATGCGGTAATTGATGCGTGTGGAAAAGGGGGAGTGGAATTTAAGAGGGTAGTGGAGATTTTCAATGAGATGCTGAGAAATGGGGTTCAGCCAGATCGAATTACTTATAATTCACTCCTTGCGGTTTGTAGTCGAGGGGGATTGTGGGAGGCAGCTCAAAACCTATTTAGTGAGATGGTGGATAGAGGAATTGATCAGGATATTTACACGTACAATACGCTTCTGGATGCGATTTGTAAAGGTGGGCAGATGGATTTGGCATATCAGATGATGTCGGAGATGCCTTCAAAGAATATTTTGCCCAATGTGGTTACTTATAGTACTATTATCGATGGATATGCTAAGGCTGGTAGATTAGAAGATGCACTCAGTTTATTTAATGAAATGAAGTTTTTGGTCATCAGTCTGGACAGAGTTCTGTATAACACATTGCTTTCACTATATGGGAAGCTTGGTAGGTTTGAGGACGCCTTGAATGTTTGCAAGGAGATGGAGAGTGTTGGGATTGCGAAGGATGTTGTGTCTTATAATGCACTTCTTGGTGGGTATGGGAAGCAAGGGAAGTATGATGAAGTTAAAAGAATGTACAATGAGATGATAGAAGAACATGTATCACCAAACATATTAACTTATTCAACATTGATCGATCTGTATTCAAAGGGTGGTTTGTATGCAGAGGCAATGAGGGTTTTTAGAGAGTTTAAGCATGCAGGGTTGAAGGCTGATGTTGTGCTTTATAGTGAACTTATCAATGCTCTGTGCAAAAATGGACTGGTGGAATCTGCTCTTTCGTTGCTTGATGAGATGACCAAGGAAGGGATTCGACCTAATGTTGTCACTTATAATTCAATAATTGATGCCTTTGGTCGGTCAGCAGCTACAGAATGTGCAGTGGATGCTGCTCCAGGAGGCATTATGCTACAGACCGGATCTTCATCTACAGTTTCTGAAAGGAAGGTCTTTGAAATTCAGGTGGGAGATAGGGACGATAACAGATTTCTGAAGATGTTTGGGCAACTTGCAGCTGAGAAAGCAGGTTATGCAATAAAAGATAGGAAGGTTAGACAAGAAATCTTGTGCATTCTGGGAATCTTTCAGAAGATGCATGAGCTAGACATCAAGCCGAATGTTGTcacattttctgccattttAAACGCGTGCAG CCGTTGTAATTCATTTGACGATGCTTCAATGTTATTGGAGGAACTCCGGTTGTTTGATAATCAAGTTTATGGGGTTGCCCACGGACTTCTTATGGGCTACCGGGATAATGTATGGGTTAAAGCTCAGTCTCTGTTTGATGAAGTTAAGCAGATGGACTCTTCGACTGCATCTGCATTCTATAATGCTCTGACCGACATGCTATGGCACTTCGGACAG CATTCTAACAGGATGGGGGAAGCACAGCAAAGTAGTAGGTGA